One window from the genome of Epinephelus moara isolate mb chromosome 5, YSFRI_EMoa_1.0, whole genome shotgun sequence encodes:
- the tecrb gene encoding trans-2,3-enoyl-CoA reductase b isoform X1, whose amino-acid sequence MDALALEATSTKKPVNGAVLAPLPVPAPVKRKPAKKAKKAVVFFEVEILDAKTKDKLCFLDKVEPNATIGEIKSMFHKSHPQWYPARQSIRLDPKGKSLKDEDVLQHLPVGTTATFYFRDLGAQISWVTVFLTEYTGPLVIYLMFYFRVPFIYAPKYDFTTSKHWVVHLACMCHSFHFVKRLLETLFVHRFSHGTMPLRNIFKNCTYYWGFAAWMAYYINHPLYTPPIYGEQQIRLALIIFLFCQIGNFSIHIALRNLRPPGSKTRKIPYPTKNPFTWIFLLVSCPNYTYELGSWLGFTLMTQCLPVAFFTLVGFIQMTVWAKGKHRSYLKEFRDYPPLRSPILPFIL is encoded by the exons ATGGATGCCCTAGCACTAGAGGCCACCAGCACTAAAAAGCCGGTTAATGGGGCGGTGCTTGCCCCGTTGCCGGTCCCAGCACCGGTCAAACGTAAACCTGCTAAAAAAGCTAAAAAGGCTGTTGTTTTCTTTGAGGTGGAGATACTGGATGCCAAGACCAAGGACAAGCTCTGCTTCCTGGACAAG GTCGAGCCAAATGCCACCATCGGAGAGATCAAGTCTATGTTCCACAAGAGCC ATCCTCAGTGGTACCCAGCCAGACAGTCCATTCGCCTAGACCCCA AGGGAAAGTCTCTGAAGGATGAGGACGTTCTGCAGCATCTCCCTGTGGGGACCACGGCAACGTTTTACTTCAGAGACCTGGGAGCGCAGATCAGCTGGGTCACA gtctTTCTGACTGAGTACACAGGTCCTCTGGTCATCTATCTGATGTTCTACTTCAGAGTTCCCTTCATCTACGCACCCAAATATGACTTTACCACCAGTAAACACTGGGTCGTACA TCTCGCCTGTATGTGTCACTCTTTCCACTTCGTGAAGAGGCTGCTGGAGACGCTATTTGTGCATCGCTTCTCTCATGGAACAATGCCGTTACGCAACATCTTCAAG AACTGTACCTACTACTGGGGCTTTGCAGCATGGATGGCTTATTACATCAACCATCCGTTGTACACACCACCCA TCTACGGGGAGCAACAGATCCGACTGGCCCTCATCATATTCTTG TTCTGTCAGATTGGCAACTTTTCCATCCACATTGCTCTACGGAACCTCCGTCCaccag GCTCCAAGACCAGGAAGATTCCCTATCCAACCAAGAACCCCTTCACCTGGATCTTCCTGCTGGTCTCCTGCCCCAACTACACCTATGAG CTGGGCTCCTGGCTCGGCTTCACACTGATGACCCAGTGCCTGCCCGTGGCCTTCTTCACCCTGGTTGGTTTCATCCAGATGACTGTGTGGGCCAAGGGGAAGCACCGCAGCTACCTGAAGGAGTTCCGCGACTACCCTCCTCTCCGCTCACCCATCCTGCCCTTCATCCTGTAG
- the tecrb gene encoding trans-2,3-enoyl-CoA reductase b isoform X2, with translation MKHYEVEILDAKTKDKLCFLDKVEPNATIGEIKSMFHKSHPQWYPARQSIRLDPKGKSLKDEDVLQHLPVGTTATFYFRDLGAQISWVTVFLTEYTGPLVIYLMFYFRVPFIYAPKYDFTTSKHWVVHLACMCHSFHFVKRLLETLFVHRFSHGTMPLRNIFKNCTYYWGFAAWMAYYINHPLYTPPIYGEQQIRLALIIFLFCQIGNFSIHIALRNLRPPGSKTRKIPYPTKNPFTWIFLLVSCPNYTYELGSWLGFTLMTQCLPVAFFTLVGFIQMTVWAKGKHRSYLKEFRDYPPLRSPILPFIL, from the exons ATGAAGCACTACGAG GTGGAGATACTGGATGCCAAGACCAAGGACAAGCTCTGCTTCCTGGACAAG GTCGAGCCAAATGCCACCATCGGAGAGATCAAGTCTATGTTCCACAAGAGCC ATCCTCAGTGGTACCCAGCCAGACAGTCCATTCGCCTAGACCCCA AGGGAAAGTCTCTGAAGGATGAGGACGTTCTGCAGCATCTCCCTGTGGGGACCACGGCAACGTTTTACTTCAGAGACCTGGGAGCGCAGATCAGCTGGGTCACA gtctTTCTGACTGAGTACACAGGTCCTCTGGTCATCTATCTGATGTTCTACTTCAGAGTTCCCTTCATCTACGCACCCAAATATGACTTTACCACCAGTAAACACTGGGTCGTACA TCTCGCCTGTATGTGTCACTCTTTCCACTTCGTGAAGAGGCTGCTGGAGACGCTATTTGTGCATCGCTTCTCTCATGGAACAATGCCGTTACGCAACATCTTCAAG AACTGTACCTACTACTGGGGCTTTGCAGCATGGATGGCTTATTACATCAACCATCCGTTGTACACACCACCCA TCTACGGGGAGCAACAGATCCGACTGGCCCTCATCATATTCTTG TTCTGTCAGATTGGCAACTTTTCCATCCACATTGCTCTACGGAACCTCCGTCCaccag GCTCCAAGACCAGGAAGATTCCCTATCCAACCAAGAACCCCTTCACCTGGATCTTCCTGCTGGTCTCCTGCCCCAACTACACCTATGAG CTGGGCTCCTGGCTCGGCTTCACACTGATGACCCAGTGCCTGCCCGTGGCCTTCTTCACCCTGGTTGGTTTCATCCAGATGACTGTGTGGGCCAAGGGGAAGCACCGCAGCTACCTGAAGGAGTTCCGCGACTACCCTCCTCTCCGCTCACCCATCCTGCCCTTCATCCTGTAG